From Paenibacillus sp. FSL H8-0537:
GTCGATTATGTCGTTACTGAGCCAGGTGCTGTTACTGAGCCTTTCGTCTACCACTCCGTAGTCGAAGTTTATGTAAAAGCAGGCGCTCACGTTCGTTTCGGTTCCATCCATCATCTTGGTGGCAGCGGAGTGGATCTGACCGTTCGCCGCGCTATTATTGAAAATGATGGCGTGATGGAATGGGTACTCGGCGATTTGAGCGATGGCTCTACGCTTTCAGATACGAAGTCCGTGCTGAAAGGCAACGGTTCACGGTCTGATGCTAAAGTAATCAGCATCGGCAAAAACGCTCAGCAAATGAGCTTGACGACGCAGGCTGTACATTTTGGCCTTCGTTCGGACAGCAACATGGTTACACGTGCAGTGATGAAGGATTCGGCTTCGGCGATTATTAACGGCATCACTAAAATCGAGAAGGGCGCTACGAAAGCTAATGGCGTTCAAACCGAAAAAGTGTTGATGCTTAGCCCGAAAGCACGCGGTGATGCGAATCCGATTTTGCTAATTGATGAAGATGATGTTACAGCAGGCCATGCAGCGAGCGTTGGGCAGGTCAATCCTGAGCAAGTTTATTATCTGATGTCCCGCGGTATTAGCAAGCAGAATGCGGAACGCCTTGTTATCTATGGCTTCCTTGCACCTGTAGTATCTGAAATTCCGATCGATGCGGTACGCGAACAGCTTGAGAAATTGCTTGTGCGGAAGCTCGAAGGATGAATATAGCAGCAATTCGGGAGCAGTTCCCGATTTTGCATCAAGAGATAAATGGGCATCCGCTCGTTTATCTGGACAGCGCGGCATCTTCCCAGAAGCCGCGCTCCGTCATTGATGCGATTAATCGCTATTATGAGATGGACCACTCCAATGTGCATAGAGGCGTTCATACGCTTGGTTCGCGGGCGACTGACGCTTATGAGGGCGCAAGGGAGAAAGTGGCTTCTTTTCTGAACGCGGCACTGCCGGAAGAAATTATTTTTACGCGGGGTACGACAACCGCGCTGAATTTAGTTGCTTCAAGCTATGCCAGAAACGTATGTAAACCTGGCGACGAAATCGTTATTACACAAATGGAGCATCACAGCAATCTCATCCCGTGGCAGCAGGTTGCGAAAGCAACCGGCGCGACGCTGAAATATATTCCGCTTCAGCCAGATGGTTCATTCACGCTGGCCGATGCCGAGCTATCAATTACATCGAATACGAAGGTCGTTGCGATGACTTATGTATCGAATGTGCTTGGCATCGTCAACCCCGTTAAGGAGGTTGCGGCTATTGCGCATCGCAATGGCGCCGTAATGGTAGTGGATGGCGCACAAAGCACGCCGCATATGCGTGTGGACGTACGTGATTTAGATTGTGATTTTTATGCTTTTTCGGGCCATAAAATGTGCGGTCCGACAGGGATTGGCGCCTTATATGGCAAGAAGGCGCTGCTCTCCAAGATGGAGCCGATCGAATTTGGCGGAGAAATGATCGACTATGTTGACTTGTATGAGTCAACATGGAAGGACATTCCGTACCGTTTCGAAGGCGGGACACCAATTATTGCGAACGCCGTAGGGCTGGGCGCAGCAATCGATTTTCTGCAAGAGGTTGGCATGGATGAGATTGACAAGCATCAGCGTCTTCTGGCGGCATATGCTTATGACCGATTATCGGAGCTTGAAGGGGTTACGATATATGGCCCTAAGGCAGATCGTGCTGGTCTCGTTACATTTAATTTGGGCGACGTGCATCCACATGATGTGGCGACAGTTCTTGATACGGAAGGCATTGCCGTTCGAGCTGGGCATCATTGCTGCCAGCCGCTTATGCGTTTTCTGAACGTTTCTTCGACAGCCAGAGCAAGCTTTTATTTATATAATACCGAGCAGGAAGTTGATCAGCTCATTGCTGGACTGCTCAAAACAAAGGAGTTCTTCGGTCATGCAATTGGATGATTTATACCGTAGAGTCATCATGGATCACTATAAAAATCCACGCAACCATGGAACATTGGAAGCCGATGCCGTTACGATTAAACTGAACAACCCGACCTGCGGCGACAGCATTGCACTTCAGCTTCAGGTGGAGAACGGTTTAGTCACAGACGCGAAGTTTAGCGGAGAAGGCTGTTCCATCAGCCTGAGCTCTGCCTCCATGATGACGGAAGTCGTTAAAGGAAAAACATTCGATCAGGCGCTGGAGCTAGCGGATAAATTTTCTTCCCTAATGAAAGGTGAACCAGTCGAATTTGAAGGTTATGAGGACATCGAGGCGTTGTCTGGTGTCAATAAGTTCCCTGCACGAATTAAATGTGCCACCCTTTCGTGGAACGCGTTGCGTAAAGGAATCGAACAACAGCAAGATTAACATCATTATGAAAGAGGAGAGTGAATACGATGGCTAAAACAATGCCGGAAATGGAAGAGTATAAGTATGGTTTCCGCGATGAGCATAAGTCGATTTTCCAATCAGGAAAAGGCTTGACGCCTGAAATCGTTCGCACTATTTCGGAAATGAAGGGCGAGCCGGAATGGATGCTCGATTTTCGTCTGAAATCACTGGAGCAGTTCAACAAAATGCCAATGCCTGATTGGGGCGGCAACATGGATGATCTGGATTTCAATGATATTCAATATTATGTAAAGCCTTCTGAGAAGCAAGGCAAGACGTGGGAAGAGGTTCCTACTGAAATTAAAGAAACGTTTGACAAGCTTGGTATCCCTGAAGCGGAGCAAAAGTTTCTTGCGGGTGTATCCGCACAGTATGAATCAGAGGTTGTTTATCACAGCATGCAAGAGGATCTGGAAAAGCAAGGCGTATTGTTCACTGATATGGATACAGCGCTTCGTGAACATCCTGAAATTTTGCGTGAATATTTCAGCACAATCATCCCACCGAATGATAATAAATTCGCTGCTTTGAACAGTGCGGTTTGGTCCGGAGGCAGCTTTATTTATGTACCAAAAGGCGTGAAATGCGAAGTTCCGCTGCAAGCCTATTTCCGGATTAACTCCGAAAACATGGGACAATTTGAGCGTACACTGATCGTTGCTGATGAAGATAGCTTCGTTCACTACGTTGAAGGCTGTACAGCTCCAGTCTACAGCACTAACTCATTGCATAGCGCCGTCGTTGAAATCTTGGTTAAGAAAAATGCCCGCGTTCGTTATACAACGATTCAAAACTGGGCACCAAACATTTTTAACCTCGTGACTAAACGTGCAGTCGCTGATGAAAACGCGACAATGGAATGGGTAGATGGCAACATTGGCTCCAAATTGACGATGAAATATCCGGCTGTTGTGCTTCGTGGCCGCGGTGCGAAAGGTATGGTATTATCAATCGCAGTTGCCGGTAAAAACCAGCACCAGGATGCAGGCGCGAAAATGATTCACCTTGCTCCAGATACGACCTCGACAATTGTTTCCAAGTCGATCAGTAAGCATGGCGGTAAAGTAACTTACCGTGGTCTTGCTTCATTCGGTCGTAATTCAGATGGTGCGAAATCTAATATTAAATGTGATACATTGATTTTGGATAATGAATCCACTTCGGATACGATTCCTTACAATGAGATCATGAACGATAACATTACTTTGGAGCATGAAGCAACAGTATCCAAAGTTTCTGAGGATCAATTGTTCTATCTAATGAGCCGTGGCTTGTCGGAAGCGGAAGCGACACAAATGATCGTTATGGGCTTTATCGAACCGTTCACGAAAGAGCTGCCGATGGAATATGCGGTAGAAATGAACCGTCTCATCAAGTTTGAGATGGAAGGTTCTATCGGTTAAGCAAACTTGCTTAACAACTTAAACGAATAAACGACAAAAATGCCTGTTTCCTCACTGGTTGGTTTCAATCAGCTGAGGGAACAGGCATTTTGTTATACGAAAATTTCTTTGATTTTGAGATGACGTTCAACGGTCAAATCAATAAATTCATGATTGATTTGCAGCAGTGGTCTGAAAAACTCGGTTGGGTGAGTCATGACGATAATTCCGGTCTCGCCGGTTTCCAAATAAGCTTTTTTTCCAATGAAGTTGGGGATCATATGCTTTATGAATGTATGTGTAATATGTGGATCTAGCTCTCTGAAGCTCAGCTTGTAAAGTTCCTTCAATACATAAAACAAATCGCGTTTTTTCTGATAAACCCGTTCGGAAATCATAGCGCTATAAATATCGACAACCGAGATTAGCTTGGAAACAGGCTCAATTTGGTCGCCATTAAGACCTTTCGGATAACCGCTGCCGTCATTACGCTCATGATGCTCAAGTGCACTTAAGGCAATGTAGCGTTCATCAAAGGATTTTTTTATAATGTCATAGCCATATGTCGTATGGTTTTTGATTTCATCGAACTCTTCCTTTGTAAGCTTACCGGGTTTGTTAAGAATGGTTTCAGGGATTTGACTTTTTCCGATATCATGAAGGAATCCGGCTTTACCAATTTGCACCGATTTTTTTACGGAGTAGCCGAGCCAAGTAGCCAAATAATAGGCCAGCATGCCCACTTGTACGGAGTGTTGGTACGTGTAGTCGTCTTTCGTGTTAAGCAGCAGAAGCATAGATACGACGTCTCGCTCCATATTAAGATGCTTAATTAGCGGCTGGAAGGCATCTTCGACTTCTTGCTCATTAATGGTCTGATCCTCGCTTGCCTTAGCAAAAAGATTATGAAAGCCTTGAATTGCATTATCATAATCCGGTTGTACAGAAGGAAGCCACTTGGGGTTAACGGTTTGCTCCAATGTGCGCTCCGGCAAATTAACAATAGAGACAGATTCGACTTCAACATAATCAATTTGATGTTGAAGCAGCTTTGATATTTCTTTATTTTCCAGCAAGGTGCCTTTAGAAAGCACATGCAGACCGTATCCATTAAAGGTATCTTTTAATAAACGGTCTCCCGTTTTTAAATCAGTTACGTGAACCTTCATCGCTGCACCTCTATTGAATAGTTGATCACTTAAGTAGTATAGTAGCAATGATTTGAGGGTATGGCAATATGAGGGACTTTAATTTGAGTCTAAAGACCTACAAATTTCGACAA
This genomic window contains:
- the sufD gene encoding Fe-S cluster assembly protein SufD — translated: MSTQLSTPTDRQSAEALSRSKNEPNWLVDLRGEAAELAGTLEWPKPEKVKIERWNLTAVGSYDQAAPANALTDLPEVVRELVSEGTENLVIQQNSSPVWTQLSAELAAKGVIFTDLETACKEHGDLVKPYLFQAVAKNEDKLTALHAALWNGGVFVYVPRNVEVEIPLQAILFNTKAEASFAPHIVIVAESNSRVTYVDYVVTEPGAVTEPFVYHSVVEVYVKAGAHVRFGSIHHLGGSGVDLTVRRAIIENDGVMEWVLGDLSDGSTLSDTKSVLKGNGSRSDAKVISIGKNAQQMSLTTQAVHFGLRSDSNMVTRAVMKDSASAIINGITKIEKGATKANGVQTEKVLMLSPKARGDANPILLIDEDDVTAGHAASVGQVNPEQVYYLMSRGISKQNAERLVIYGFLAPVVSEIPIDAVREQLEKLLVRKLEG
- a CDS encoding cysteine desulfurase — its product is MNIAAIREQFPILHQEINGHPLVYLDSAASSQKPRSVIDAINRYYEMDHSNVHRGVHTLGSRATDAYEGAREKVASFLNAALPEEIIFTRGTTTALNLVASSYARNVCKPGDEIVITQMEHHSNLIPWQQVAKATGATLKYIPLQPDGSFTLADAELSITSNTKVVAMTYVSNVLGIVNPVKEVAAIAHRNGAVMVVDGAQSTPHMRVDVRDLDCDFYAFSGHKMCGPTGIGALYGKKALLSKMEPIEFGGEMIDYVDLYESTWKDIPYRFEGGTPIIANAVGLGAAIDFLQEVGMDEIDKHQRLLAAYAYDRLSELEGVTIYGPKADRAGLVTFNLGDVHPHDVATVLDTEGIAVRAGHHCCQPLMRFLNVSSTARASFYLYNTEQEVDQLIAGLLKTKEFFGHAIG
- the sufU gene encoding Fe-S cluster assembly sulfur transfer protein SufU, whose translation is MQLDDLYRRVIMDHYKNPRNHGTLEADAVTIKLNNPTCGDSIALQLQVENGLVTDAKFSGEGCSISLSSASMMTEVVKGKTFDQALELADKFSSLMKGEPVEFEGYEDIEALSGVNKFPARIKCATLSWNALRKGIEQQQD
- the sufB gene encoding Fe-S cluster assembly protein SufB; the encoded protein is MAKTMPEMEEYKYGFRDEHKSIFQSGKGLTPEIVRTISEMKGEPEWMLDFRLKSLEQFNKMPMPDWGGNMDDLDFNDIQYYVKPSEKQGKTWEEVPTEIKETFDKLGIPEAEQKFLAGVSAQYESEVVYHSMQEDLEKQGVLFTDMDTALREHPEILREYFSTIIPPNDNKFAALNSAVWSGGSFIYVPKGVKCEVPLQAYFRINSENMGQFERTLIVADEDSFVHYVEGCTAPVYSTNSLHSAVVEILVKKNARVRYTTIQNWAPNIFNLVTKRAVADENATMEWVDGNIGSKLTMKYPAVVLRGRGAKGMVLSIAVAGKNQHQDAGAKMIHLAPDTTSTIVSKSISKHGGKVTYRGLASFGRNSDGAKSNIKCDTLILDNESTSDTIPYNEIMNDNITLEHEATVSKVSEDQLFYLMSRGLSEAEATQMIVMGFIEPFTKELPMEYAVEMNRLIKFEMEGSIG
- a CDS encoding HD-GYP domain-containing protein; this translates as MKVHVTDLKTGDRLLKDTFNGYGLHVLSKGTLLENKEISKLLQHQIDYVEVESVSIVNLPERTLEQTVNPKWLPSVQPDYDNAIQGFHNLFAKASEDQTINEQEVEDAFQPLIKHLNMERDVVSMLLLLNTKDDYTYQHSVQVGMLAYYLATWLGYSVKKSVQIGKAGFLHDIGKSQIPETILNKPGKLTKEEFDEIKNHTTYGYDIIKKSFDERYIALSALEHHERNDGSGYPKGLNGDQIEPVSKLISVVDIYSAMISERVYQKKRDLFYVLKELYKLSFRELDPHITHTFIKHMIPNFIGKKAYLETGETGIIVMTHPTEFFRPLLQINHEFIDLTVERHLKIKEIFV